One window from the genome of Epinephelus moara isolate mb chromosome 21, YSFRI_EMoa_1.0, whole genome shotgun sequence encodes:
- the LOC126408791 gene encoding titin-like, whose translation SQNLQMAALGRPFSLGMLYDCRHEKFIPGMTLWNYDDLVNYIGESPQQHSDFEIVASESIEDKSSALNVEGSLKASLFFGLMKLGGSAKYLCDNRIFKNQARVTLKYEATTKFQELSMNHLGNKNVKYPDVFTKGIATHVVTAILYGAQAFFVFDREVSDMINREEAEGFMRDMIKKIPFLKTEGDLSLKLEEKDFKKVEEFSCKFHGDFLLEKTPSTFQDAIQVYQSLPKLLGANGENAVPVKVWLLPLTSLDPSAAKLVREISAVSVEEVQAVLEEFSELEMRCNDILRATEQQFPQIGKKIETFKEVFSEFRIEFHSNLAKKLPSIRGGEEKEAVVTEILKKRHSSLFNSKDLNEWMDCKEREICILKSFTNMMKNTKIVPSQSHLYKETHSAEHAVCFVFTSLGSAEPYLSALSNYLKQTPKTNNTKDPHTDDEDEEQWYTSKEVLDAISHKAKLFSDFAEANKENKNIKFLTAGSTNETQKGSSIYLYEDGRCVNENFEPPSKPETVTVTETNHKSVTLKISPPKFGAENITSYSVEYCVSGDDGWKQKTASEAEEVTVSDLSPNTEYMFRCRAVTSAGVGPANEVSGSIKTLPCSPPGKPQVEPTSSEISVSWEKPAEVGQNVHILSYIVEYANKDNSLTEEDLQWIQIMTKAEKAIISGLQPETEYVVRVRCDCGEAGGSKESITVTVCTTQDVQVLQDVLKDLTGLEIRCKDAINSTTVKQFPQIAQKIETFKKLCTEYKLTFPQRLTILRGESKEAVVMDMMKMRNSSPFNETDLCKWMDCKEREIHILKYFTDIMQNTNIVPSQDAFQREIVSAEHAVCFVFTSLGSAEPFLSALSNYLTETPKPDEPRDAHTDDVEREQWYTSKEVLAAVSHKAKLFSDFAEANKENKNIKFLTVGSTNETQKGSSIYLYEDGFSVSENFEPPSKSETVTVTETNHKSVTLKISPPKFGAENITSYSVEYCVSGDDGWKQKTASEAEEVTVSDLSPNTEYMFRCRAVTSAGVGPANEISGSIKTLPRSPPGKPQVDPKLREIKRLVDAVKEKSKLPKLQTGSLLVYKIPLKEEQINVTGCKRFSLGKEITKPNRTIVVLGATGAGKSTLINGMINYILGVQWEDSYRFMLVDEGQSK comes from the exons agccaaaatttacag ATGGCAGCACTCGGTCGGCCTTTCAGCCTTGGGATGCTGTACGACTGCCGCCATGAAAAATTCATTCCTG GTATGACATTGTGGAACTATGATGACCTTGTAAATTATATTGGAGAGAGTCCACAACAGCACAGTGATTTTGAGATAGTTGCATCTGAATCCATTGAGGACAAATCTTCAGCTCTAAATGTTGAGGGATCACTGaaggcaagtttattttttGGACTCATGAAGCTTGGAGGATCGGCCAAATACCTGTGTGATAACAGGATTTTCAAAAATCAGGCCAGAGTGACACTGAAATACGAAGCCACCACAAAGTTCCAGGAACTGTCAATGAATCACCttggaaataaaaatgtcaagtATCCGGATGTTTTTACGAAAGGAATAGCAACACATGTGGTCACAGCTATTCTTTATGGGGCACAAGCCTTCTTTGTCTTTGACCGTGAAGTGTCCGACATGATAAATCGTGAGGAAGCTGAGGGCTTCATGAGAGACATGATAAAGAAGATTCCCTTCCTAAAGACTGAAGGTGACCTTTCCCTGAAATTGGAGGAAAAAGACTTCAAAAAAGTTGAGGAATTCTCCTGCAAATTCCATGGAGACTTTTTACTTGAGAAAACTCCTTCAACCTTTCAGGATGCCATACAAGTCTACCAAAGTCTGCCAAAATTACTGGGAGCCAACGGGGAAAATGCTGTACCAGTGAAGGTCTGGCTGTTGCCACTGACGAGTTTAGATCCTTCTGCTGCTAAACTCGTGCGTGAGATAAGTGCTGTGTCTGTAGAAGAAGTCCAGGCTGTCCTGGAGGAGTTCAGTGAGCTGGAAATGAGGTGCAATGATATACTGAGAGCCACTGAACAGCAGTTCCCACAGATTGGCAAAAAGATTGAAACCTTTAAAGAAGTGttctcagagttcaggattgaATTCCACAGTAACCTGGCAAAGAAACTTCCATCAATccgaggaggagaagagaaagaggcTGTCGTCACAGAGATCCTGAAGAAGAGACATTCTTCCCTTTTCAACAGCAAAGACCTAAACGAGTGGATGGActgtaaagagagagaaatctgCATCTTAAAGTCTTTCACCAACATGATGAAAAACACCAAGATCGTTCCATCTCAAAGTCACCTCTACAAAGAAACTCACAGTGCAGAGCatgcagtgtgttttgttttcacctcACTGGGAAGTGCCGAACCCTACCTCTCAGCTTTATCAAACTACCTGAAacaaacaccaaaaacaaacaacactaaAGATCCACATACTGATGATGAAGACGAGGAACAATGGTACACCTCAAAAGAAGTTTTAGATGCAATAAGTCACAAAGCAAAGCTCTTCAGTGACTTTGCAGAGGCCAACAAGGAGAACAAGAACATTAAGTTCTTGACAGCTGGTTCAACAAATGAGACACAGAAAGGTTCAAGCATCTACCTTTATGAAGATGGCCGCTGTGTCAATGAGAACTTTGAGCCGCCTTCAAAGCCTGAAACAGTGACAGTCACTGAAACAAACCACAAGAGTGTGACACTGAAGATTTCTCCACCAAAGTTTGGAGCAGAGAACATCACCTCCTACTCTGTTGAGTACTGTGTCAGTGGAGACGATGGATGGAAACAGAAGACAGCATCAGAAGCTGAAGAAGTCACAGTGAGTGATCTGAGTCCTAACACAGAGTACATGTTCAGGTGCAGAGCAGTGACCTCAGCAGGTGTTGGACCAGCCAATGAAGTCAGTGGTTCCATTAAAACCTTACCCTGCAGCCCTCCTGGAAAACCTCAAGTTGAACCAACCTCAAGTGAGATATCAGTCAGCTGGGAGAAACCTGCTGAGGTTGGACAGAATGTCCACATTTTGAGCTACATCGTGGAGTACGCCAACAAAGACAACAGCCTGACAGAGGAAGATCTCCAATGGATCCAAATAATGACAAAAGCTGAGAAGGCGATCATTTCAG GTCTTCAGCCAGAGACAGAATATGTTGTCAGGGTCAGATGTGATTGTGGTGAAGCTGGAGGAAGCAAAGAAAGCATCACTGTTACTGTCTGCACAACACAAGATGTGCAGGTATTACAAGACGTTCTGAAGGACTTAACTGGTCTAGAAatcag ATGCAAAGATGCAATTAACAGCACCACTGTGAAGCAGTTTCCACAGATTGCCCAAAAAAttgaaacttttaaaaagcTGTGCACTGAATACAAGCTGACCTTCCCACAGAGGTTGACAATTCTGAGAGGAGAATCGAAGGAGGCTGTGGTCATGgacatgatgaaaatgagaaattCCTCTCCTTTCAATGAGACAGATCTGTGCAAGTGGATGGACTGTAAAGAGAGGGAAATCCACATCCTAAAATATTTCACTGACATcatgcaaaacacaaatattgtcCCTTCACAAGATGCCTTTCAGAGGGAAATTGTCAGTGCAGAGCatgcagtgtgttttgttttcacctcACTGGGAAGTGCCGAACCCTTCCTCTCAGCTTTATCAaactacttaacagagacaccCAAACCAGACGAACCTCGAGATGCACATACTGATGATGTAGAGAGGGAACAATGGTACACCTCAAAAGAAGTTTTAGCTGCAGTAAGTCACAAAGCAAAGCTCTTCAGTGACTTTGCAGAGGCCAACAAGGAGAACAAGAACATTAAGTTCTTGACAGTTGGTTCAACAAATGAGACACAGAAAGGTTCAAGCATCTACCTTTATGAAGACGGCTTTTCAGTCAGTGAGAACTTTGAGCCGCCTTCCAAGTCTGAAACAGTGACAGTCACTGAAACAAACCACAAGAGTGTGACACTGAAGATTTCTCCACCAAAGTTTGGAGCAGAGAACATCACCTCCTACTCTGTTGAGTACTGTGTCAGTGGAGACGATGGATGGAAACAGAAGACAGCATCAGAAGCTGAAGAAGTCACAGTGAGTGATCTGAGTCCTAACACAGAGTACATGTTCAGGTGCAGAGCAGTGACCTCAGCAGGTGTTGGACCAGCCAATGAAATCAGTGGTTCCATTAAAACCTTACCCCGCAGCCCTCCTGGAAAACCTCAAGTTGATCCAAAGTTAAGGGAGATTAAACGTCTTGTTGATGctgttaaagaaaaaagcaaactgCCTAAACTCCAGACAGGGTCTCTGCTTGTTTATAAAATTCCCCTGAAAGAAGAACAAATCAATGTCACTGGGTGCAAGCGCTTTAGTTTGGGGAAAGAAATAACTAAACCTAATCGCACCATTGTGGTTCTCGGAGCCACTGGTGCTGGAAAGTCAACTCTCATCAATGGGATGATCAATTACATTCTGGGTGTCCAATGGGAGGATTCATATCGGTTTATGTTAGTTGATGAGGGTCAGTCAAAATAA